From one Drosophila subpulchrella strain 33 F10 #4 breed RU33 chromosome 3L, RU_Dsub_v1.1 Primary Assembly, whole genome shotgun sequence genomic stretch:
- the LOC119552979 gene encoding protein sprouty — MDRRNGGDPLAPPRPPKLLPRVHRPRAPEPTLSGVDHHHPSSVGATASSVSFAAPATAIHNNNSQQQLSISAVASNNNNNNNTISIIPASPTDFDDYQIHHLTFLPQRPSSLSRNSSTASSTTATGLSVSGSGSVSGSSSSFTRRRPPAPIPLVSTNNHNNNNNNFLSHFQSAEPVSNALGQPPASPVTLAQPRPESERLTNEYVDTPLQHATRSQHPAGQQDNGQTTTHHLLLLPQRNQHLHLQQHQQQQLQQQQQQQQQQHLQLQQQQQQHARLATTTTQATSVGSDHTDGLLHSHLQHSTANKPPASKQPAPPPTRLGLGLGLSQPIITKQPGVGTQKEHMHALEELLQTGGNGGGGGGPLVMTGDPSQQNPIVCPRCGRCRCEQCQSPRPLPQTWVCNKTCLCSAESVIDYASCLCCAKALFYHCARDNDLDCDDGNGTPCVDNPCSCGPYKRTQRWGWLGALSIFLPCLWFYWPMRGCMKLCEKCYGRFAGRGCRCQGIGIGGGHGMGAGVGGGAGGIGSTSSMLPIVPLGVNGSGLGSGVSLSGGITDGGLNQSNGKAMEHGCSAARSILRKGDLTPEKRLLDSSPDY; from the coding sequence ATGGATCGCAGAAATGGCGGCGATCCCTTGGCGCCACCCCGGCCCCCGAAGTTATTACCGCGCGTGCATCGACCAAGGGCGCCGGAGCCGACGTTGAGTGGTGTCGACCATCATCATCCATCATCAGTGGGAGCCACTGCATCATCTGTATCATTTGCAGCACCTGCAACAGCAATCCATAACAACAATTCACAGCAGCAACTTAGTATTAGCGCCGTCgcgagcaacaacaacaacaacaacaatacgATATCAATAATACCCGCATCGCCGACCGACTTCGACGACTATCAGATCCACCACCTGACCTTTCTGCCCCAGCGACCCAGCAGCCTGAGCCGCAACAGCAGTACGGCCTCCTCGACGACGGCCACGGGGTTGAGTGTTTCGGGATCGGGTTCGGTTTCGGGATCATCCTCGAGCTTCACGAGGCGACGACCGCCGGCACCCATACCGCTGGTCAGCaccaacaaccacaacaacaacaacaacaacttcctTAGTCATTTCCAAAGCGCTGAGCCGGTGAGCAACGCTCTGGGCCAGCCGCCCGCCTCCCCCGTCACGCTGGCGCAACCGCGACCCGAATCCGAAAGGCTAACCAACGAGTATGTGGACACGCCGCTGCAACATGCGACGCGGTCGCAGCATCCGGCTGGCCAGCAGGATAATGGCCAGACGACCACCCACcacctgttgctgctgccccAGCGGAATCAGCACTTGCACCTgcaacaacatcagcagcagcagttgcaacagcaacagcagcagcagcagcagcaacacctgcaactgcaacagcagcagcagcaacatgcgCGACtggcgacgacgacgacgcAGGCGACGTCCGTTGGCAGCGACCACACCGATGGCTTACTACATTCGCACCTGCAACACAGCACCGCTAACAAACCACCCGCCTCGAAGCAgccagcaccaccacccaccagATTGGGCCTGGGCCTGGGTCTGAGCCAGCCCATCATCACCAAGCAGCCGGGAGTTGGGACGCAAAAGGAGCACATGCATGCGCTGGAGGAGCTGCTGCAGACGGGTGGCaatggcggcggcggcggcggacCCCTGGTGATGACCGGCGATCCCAGCCAGCAGAATCCCATAGTGTGTCCGCGTTGCGGCCGGTGCCGGTGCGAGCAGTGCCAGAGCCCCAGGCCGCTGCCCCAGACGTGGGTGTGCAACAAGACGTGCCTGTGCAGCGCCGAGTCGGTCATCGACTATGCCTCCTGCCTGTGCTGCGCCAAGGCCCTGTTCTACCACTGTGCCCGGGACAATGACCTGGACTGCGACGATGGCAATGGCACACCGTGCGTGGACAATCCCTGCTCCTGCGGCCCATACAAGCGAACCCAGCGCTGGGGCTGGCTTGGTGCCCTGTCGATCTTCCTGCCCTGCCTGTGGTTCTACTGGCCCATGAGGGGCTGCATGAAGCTGTGCGAGAAGTGCTATGGGCGATTCGCGGGACGTGGCTGCCGGTGTCAGGGCATCGGCATCGGTGGTGGCCATGGCATGGGAGCGGGTGTGGGAGGAGGAGCCGGTGGCATTGGTTCCACCAGCAGCATGCTGCCCATTGTGCCGCTGGGCGTGAATGGCAGCGGGCTGGGCAGCGGGGTAAGCCTCTCCGGCGGCATCACGGATGGCGGTCTCAACCAGAGCAATGGCAAGGCCATGGAGCATGGATGCAGTGCCGCCAGGAGCATCCTGCGCAAGGGTGACCTCACACCGGAGAAGCGGCTCCTGGACTCCAGTCCCGATTACTAA